The Sphingopyxis fribergensis genome contains a region encoding:
- a CDS encoding patatin-like phospholipase family protein, whose product MAGGLAIILSGGGAKGAFQVGVVHELVVNRGVRLDIVAGVSTGAIQALGVAQDDVPGLLDAWLGIRGNSSIYKERPLGVIGGLLGEDALYDTAPLKRLLKGFANDAKLRASGRKLLLGVVNLGTGTFRSIDESVPGIHNWVYASCAMPLFFDPLKTRASDGTEEQWVDGGVRDVTPLSAALEMNPRGVIAVRASPAPHPGPVRTFPNLIKIGLRAVDILQSEVSANDLAGAALINDLIAAREGQLRALQSEGIGGAQAARILRPLDVQIARYRFAPIRIIEPEEEVAETLEFNPAKIRAAIDAGRRAVDREWDALEPLLS is encoded by the coding sequence ATGGCAGGCGGTCTGGCAATCATATTGAGCGGCGGCGGCGCGAAAGGCGCGTTTCAGGTCGGCGTCGTCCACGAACTCGTCGTCAATCGCGGCGTCCGGCTCGATATCGTCGCCGGCGTGTCGACCGGCGCGATCCAGGCGCTCGGGGTGGCGCAGGACGATGTGCCGGGGCTGCTCGACGCCTGGCTCGGCATCCGCGGCAACAGCTCGATCTACAAGGAGCGACCGCTCGGCGTTATTGGCGGGCTGCTCGGCGAGGATGCGCTCTACGACACCGCGCCGCTCAAGCGGCTGCTCAAGGGGTTCGCGAACGACGCAAAGCTGCGCGCGAGCGGGCGCAAGCTACTCCTCGGCGTCGTCAATCTCGGCACCGGCACCTTTCGCAGCATCGACGAGAGCGTGCCCGGCATCCACAATTGGGTCTATGCCAGCTGCGCGATGCCGCTCTTCTTCGATCCGCTGAAAACGCGCGCGAGCGACGGCACCGAGGAACAATGGGTCGACGGCGGGGTGCGCGACGTGACCCCGCTCAGCGCCGCGCTCGAAATGAACCCGCGCGGGGTGATCGCGGTGCGCGCCTCCCCCGCGCCACATCCGGGCCCGGTGCGCACCTTCCCCAACCTCATCAAGATCGGGCTGCGCGCGGTCGATATCCTCCAGTCCGAAGTATCGGCGAACGACCTTGCCGGCGCGGCGTTGATCAACGACCTGATCGCCGCGCGCGAGGGTCAGCTTCGTGCGCTGCAAAGCGAAGGCATCGGCGGCGCGCAGGCCGCGCGCATCCTCCGCCCGCTCGACGTCCAGATCGCGCGCTATCGCTTCGCGCCGATCCGCATCATCGAGCCCGAGGAAGAGGTTGCCGAAACACTCGAATTCAACCCCGCGAAAATCCGCGCAGCGATCGATGCGGGGCGAAGGGCGGTCGACCGCGAATGGGACGCGCTGGAGCCGCTGCTAAGCTGA
- a CDS encoding GtrA family protein, which yields MLPVKKLIGSVRRGEIRWLNYLLASGLALGSDAGLFLLLLDAGMSPVMASATGYCAGILVHWMVSSRLVFADGAAARGTGERHRQKLLFVGSALVGLAVTTAIVGGGSALGLDPRLAKLAAIVVSFQTTYLLRRHIVFRAAAA from the coding sequence ATGCTTCCAGTCAAAAAATTGATCGGCTCGGTGCGACGCGGCGAGATTCGCTGGCTGAACTATCTGCTCGCGAGCGGGCTCGCGCTCGGCAGCGATGCAGGGCTGTTTCTGCTGCTGCTCGACGCCGGCATGTCGCCGGTCATGGCCTCTGCAACCGGCTATTGCGCCGGGATTCTGGTGCACTGGATGGTGTCGAGCCGGCTTGTCTTTGCCGACGGCGCCGCAGCACGCGGCACGGGTGAACGCCATCGCCAGAAACTGCTCTTCGTTGGATCGGCGCTCGTCGGGCTGGCGGTCACCACGGCGATCGTCGGCGGCGGCAGCGCGCTCGGGCTTGATCCGCGACTGGCCAAGCTCGCGGCGATCGTCGTCAGCTTCCAGACCACCTATTTGCTGCGCCGCCATATCGTCTTCCGGGCTGCGGCGGCATGA
- a CDS encoding NAD(P)/FAD-dependent oxidoreductase, with protein MSEAFGSKSRPTSADVAIIGAGPAGLTAAYQLTQQGYSVTVIEKDPTYVGGISRTVEHEGFRFDIGGHRFFSKSREVVDLWNEILPDDFIERPRMSRIYYEGKFYSYPLRAFEALWNLGIFRSTLCMVSYAQAKLFPNRKVRSFEDWTINQFGRKLYSIFFKTYTEKVWGMPCDEMSADWAAQRIKGLSLGGAVIDGLKRSLGLNKRPNDGMATKTLLETFRYPRLGPGMMWDAARDKVVAGGNHVLMGHSFKQLTQDQMSGRWRMTATGPDGDVVIDAGHVISSAPMRELAARIHPLPACALNAAPNLKYRDFLTVALKIRSEDLFPDNWIYIHDSKVQVGRVQNFRSWSPEMVPDPELACVGLEYFCFEGDGLWAASDEQLVALATREMEILGLCDPEDVVGGAVVRQEKAYPVYDDDYAKHVETMRSELEARYPTLHMVGRNGMHRYNNQDHAMMTAMLTVRNIVAGEKLYDIWGVNEDAEYHESGTEGEQAALASVREVPTRVAKAA; from the coding sequence ATGTCCGAAGCTTTTGGTTCGAAAAGCCGCCCGACGAGTGCCGACGTCGCCATCATCGGCGCGGGCCCGGCGGGATTGACCGCCGCGTACCAGCTGACGCAGCAGGGTTACAGCGTAACGGTGATCGAAAAGGATCCGACCTATGTCGGCGGAATCAGCCGCACGGTCGAGCATGAGGGCTTTCGTTTCGATATCGGCGGGCATCGCTTCTTTTCGAAGAGCCGCGAAGTCGTAGACCTGTGGAACGAGATCCTGCCCGACGATTTCATTGAGCGCCCGCGGATGAGCCGCATCTATTATGAGGGCAAATTCTATAGCTATCCGCTGCGCGCGTTCGAGGCGCTTTGGAACCTTGGCATCTTTCGTTCGACGCTGTGCATGGTGAGCTATGCGCAGGCGAAGCTGTTTCCGAACAGGAAGGTGCGCAGTTTCGAGGACTGGACGATCAACCAGTTCGGGCGGAAGCTCTATTCGATCTTTTTCAAGACCTATACCGAGAAGGTGTGGGGCATGCCGTGCGACGAAATGTCGGCCGACTGGGCGGCGCAGCGCATCAAGGGGCTTTCGCTCGGCGGCGCGGTCATCGACGGGCTGAAACGCAGCCTTGGGCTCAACAAGCGCCCGAACGACGGCATGGCGACCAAGACCCTGCTCGAAACCTTCCGCTATCCGCGGCTCGGCCCCGGCATGATGTGGGATGCGGCGCGCGACAAGGTCGTCGCGGGCGGCAACCATGTTTTGATGGGGCACAGCTTCAAGCAGCTGACGCAGGATCAGATGAGCGGCCGCTGGCGGATGACAGCGACCGGACCCGACGGCGATGTCGTGATCGATGCGGGGCATGTGATCAGCTCGGCGCCGATGCGCGAGCTCGCGGCGCGCATCCATCCGCTGCCGGCGTGCGCGCTGAACGCCGCCCCGAACCTCAAATACCGCGACTTCCTGACCGTCGCGCTCAAGATCCGCTCCGAAGACCTGTTCCCCGACAATTGGATCTATATCCACGACAGCAAGGTTCAGGTCGGCCGGGTGCAGAATTTCCGCAGCTGGTCGCCCGAAATGGTGCCCGACCCCGAACTCGCGTGCGTCGGCCTCGAATATTTCTGTTTCGAGGGCGACGGGCTCTGGGCGGCGAGCGACGAGCAGCTGGTCGCGCTCGCGACGAGGGAAATGGAAATCCTGGGCCTGTGCGATCCCGAAGATGTCGTAGGCGGCGCCGTGGTGCGGCAGGAAAAAGCCTATCCGGTCTATGACGATGATTATGCCAAGCATGTCGAGACGATGCGTAGCGAGCTCGAGGCGCGTTATCCGACGCTGCACATGGTCGGGCGCAACGGCATGCATCGCTATAACAACCAGGATCATGCGATGATGACCGCGATGCTGACGGTACGCAACATCGTCGCCGGCGAAAAACTCTATGATATCTGGGGCGTCAACGAGGATGCCGAATATCATGAAAGCGGCACCGAGGGCGAACAGGCCGCGCTGGCTTCGGTTCGCGAAGTGCCCACGCGCGTGGCGAAGGCCGCCTGA
- the rsgA gene encoding ribosome small subunit-dependent GTPase A — translation MDSPDKTLEVLGWKVHFREQVTDEEARQCHPVRVMAVHRGKIDVAGAEFQRFISPYILGAAPSDDHPTVGDWLLVDRDTFQPIRVLRRTSLFKRRAPGDPRKEQMIAANVDTLFIVASCNQDFSVARLERYLVLAREVGVNPVVVLTKTDLTDDPEIFAAAARAIEPGLRVEAVNGRDPDSVARLAAWCGKGETVALLGSSGVGKSTLVNTLRGSDSIATQAIRARDGTGRHTTTVREMHRLDGGGWLLDTPGMRELQLSDAATGISEVFDDFIVVAQHCRFSDCAHGVEPGCAVRAAIGEGKLTTERFDRWRKLAAEDNVNPSHFKTRAPN, via the coding sequence ATGGATTCACCCGATAAAACTTTGGAAGTTCTAGGCTGGAAGGTCCATTTTCGAGAACAGGTCACCGACGAGGAAGCCCGGCAATGCCATCCCGTCCGGGTAATGGCTGTCCATCGCGGCAAGATCGACGTTGCGGGCGCCGAATTTCAGCGCTTCATTTCGCCCTATATTCTAGGCGCCGCGCCGTCGGACGATCATCCGACCGTCGGGGACTGGTTGCTTGTCGATCGCGACACATTCCAGCCCATACGCGTCCTTCGTCGAACGAGCCTGTTCAAGCGGCGCGCACCAGGCGATCCCCGCAAAGAGCAGATGATCGCCGCCAACGTCGACACGCTGTTCATTGTCGCATCGTGCAACCAGGATTTCAGCGTCGCCCGGCTGGAGCGCTATCTGGTGCTGGCGCGCGAGGTTGGAGTGAACCCGGTCGTGGTACTCACCAAGACCGACCTGACCGACGACCCGGAGATTTTTGCAGCGGCCGCGCGCGCGATCGAACCGGGATTGCGCGTCGAAGCGGTCAACGGCCGCGACCCCGACAGTGTCGCTCGCCTCGCCGCATGGTGCGGCAAGGGCGAAACCGTTGCGCTTCTGGGATCGTCGGGCGTCGGGAAATCGACGCTCGTAAACACTCTGCGCGGATCGGACAGCATCGCCACTCAAGCGATCCGCGCCCGCGACGGTACCGGTCGCCACACGACCACGGTGCGCGAGATGCATCGACTCGATGGAGGCGGCTGGCTGCTCGACACGCCCGGTATGCGCGAGCTGCAACTGTCCGACGCGGCCACCGGAATATCGGAAGTTTTCGACGATTTTATCGTTGTGGCGCAACATTGCCGCTTTTCCGACTGCGCGCATGGTGTCGAGCCAGGCTGTGCCGTCCGGGCGGCGATTGGCGAGGGCAAATTGACGACTGAGCGTTTCGATCGCTGGCGGAAACTGGCGGCCGAGGACAACGTCAATCCTTCGCATTTCAAGACGCGCGCGCCGAATTGA